One Theropithecus gelada isolate Dixy chromosome 20, Tgel_1.0, whole genome shotgun sequence DNA segment encodes these proteins:
- the RMI2 gene encoding recQ-mediated genome instability protein 2 has translation MAAAADSFSAGPAGVRLPRSPPLKVLAEQLRRDAEGGPGAWRLSRAAAGRGPLDLAAVWMQGRVVMADRGEARLRDPSGDFSVRGLERVPRGRPCLVPGKYVMVMGVVQACSPEPCLQAVKMTDLSDNPIHESMWELEVEDLHKNIP, from the exons ATGGCGGCGGCTGCGGACTCCTTCTCAGCCGGCCCCGCGGGGGTGCGGCTGCCTAGGTCGCCGCCACTCAAGGTGCTGGCGGAGCAGCTGCGGCGCGACGCGGAGGGCGGCCCGGGCGCGTGGCGGCTGTCGCGAGCGGCAGCGGGCCGCGGGCCGCTGGACCTGGCGGCCGTGTGGATGCAGGGCAGGGTAGTGATGGCGGACCGCGGCGAGGCGCGGCTGCGGGACCCGAGCGGGGACTTCTCGGTCCGCGGCCTGGAGCGGGTGCCGCGCGGGCGGCCCTGCCTAGTTCCAG gaaAGTATGTGATGGTGATGGGAGTGGTTCAGGCCTGCAGCCCTGAGCCCTGCCTACAGGCTGTGAAGATGACAGACCTTTCTgataatcccattcatgaaagtATGTGGGAACTGGAAGTGGAAGATTTACACAAGAATATTCCTTAG